In one window of Paenibacillus antri DNA:
- a CDS encoding SRPBCC family protein: MTVEPEGKELVITRVLPAPRELVFKAWSEVEHLKQWWGPKGFKIHVAQWDFRPGGIFHYNMQSPDGHRMWGKFVYQEIVAYEKIVWVNSFSDEAGHIVRAPFSDLIPLEIRNTVTFSEINGSTTMTLCSGPINATEAERSFFEGMFESMQEGFGGTFDQLETYLAQRDDE, from the coding sequence ATGACGGTAGAACCGGAAGGCAAGGAGTTAGTCATAACGCGCGTTCTCCCCGCGCCGCGCGAGCTTGTATTCAAAGCTTGGTCCGAGGTCGAGCATCTGAAGCAATGGTGGGGACCGAAAGGATTTAAAATTCATGTCGCGCAATGGGACTTCCGTCCGGGAGGCATTTTCCATTACAACATGCAATCTCCCGATGGTCATCGAATGTGGGGGAAATTTGTTTATCAGGAAATCGTTGCTTACGAAAAGATCGTCTGGGTCAACAGCTTTTCAGATGAGGCGGGCCATATAGTCCGGGCGCCATTCAGCGATTTGATCCCGCTGGAGATCCGCAATACGGTAACCTTCAGTGAAATTAACGGTAGTACCACAATGACCTTATGCAGCGGACCGATCAACGCAACCGAGGCAGAGAGAAGCTTCTTCGAGGGCATGTTCGAATCGATGCAGGAGGGCTTCGGCGGAACTTTCGATCAGCTCGAAACCTATTTGGCACAACGGGACGACGAATGA
- a CDS encoding ketoacyl-ACP synthase III, with product MFHAGPSQSNAVITAIGSYVPERVLTNADLERLVDTNDEWIVQRTGIRERRIAREDEFCSDLCIEAARDLERRFGIDLSDVDYILTATSSPETVFPSMSARVQAALGIRSAGAADLQAACAGFVSALQLANGLVLSGLHRKVLVIGAETLSKITDYSDRTTCILFGDGAGAALVEAAKPGESGAFLGSCVSTTGESGHQLYRTALSSTMNGVPLITSGKIVQNGREVYKWAVSEVSEGVLALLAACGRTAESVAWFAPHNGNVRMLESISERTGIPMEKTLHCLPDYGNTSAASIPLAIDAAYREGKLTTGEEILLYGFGGGLVQAGLLLRWTL from the coding sequence ATGTTTCATGCGGGTCCATCGCAATCCAACGCCGTCATTACGGCTATCGGGTCGTACGTGCCCGAACGCGTCCTTACGAACGCCGACCTGGAACGACTCGTAGACACTAACGATGAATGGATCGTACAGCGTACCGGCATACGGGAGCGCCGCATCGCCAGAGAAGACGAATTCTGCAGCGATCTGTGCATCGAAGCGGCAAGAGATCTAGAACGACGCTTCGGGATCGACCTAAGCGACGTCGACTACATTTTGACCGCGACATCGTCCCCGGAGACCGTCTTTCCGAGCATGTCCGCTCGCGTGCAGGCGGCGCTCGGCATCCGGTCCGCCGGAGCCGCTGACCTTCAGGCGGCTTGCGCGGGCTTCGTGAGCGCCCTGCAGCTCGCGAACGGGCTCGTTCTCTCCGGACTGCATCGGAAGGTGCTCGTCATCGGAGCGGAGACGCTGTCCAAGATTACGGACTATTCCGACCGGACCACGTGTATTTTATTCGGCGACGGCGCGGGCGCCGCTCTCGTAGAGGCGGCGAAACCCGGCGAGTCGGGGGCGTTTCTCGGCTCGTGCGTCTCGACGACCGGGGAGTCGGGCCATCAGCTGTACCGCACCGCTCTTTCGTCGACGATGAACGGAGTGCCGCTTATAACAAGCGGGAAGATTGTCCAGAACGGCCGCGAGGTGTATAAATGGGCTGTCTCCGAAGTATCCGAAGGGGTGCTCGCCTTGCTTGCGGCATGCGGTCGGACAGCCGAATCGGTCGCCTGGTTCGCGCCGCATAACGGGAATGTGCGCATGCTAGAGTCGATAAGCGAACGGACCGGCATTCCGATGGAGAAGACGCTGCATTGCTTGCCCGACTATGGCAACACCTCCGCCGCCTCGATCCCGCTCGCGATCGACGCCGCGTATCGAGAAGGCAAGCTGACGACCGGCGAGGAGATCCTGCTCTACGGCTTCGGCGGCGGTCTCGTGCAGGCAGGACTGTTGCTGCGATGGACGTTGTAA
- a CDS encoding glycoside hydrolase family 73 protein — MQPSEFLTIVAPVVVSVRVDGGVLFPSVSLAQTILETGWTIPSWNNLVGYKVGSGRMTEYWHGRSVNKATREVTDDLGEIDVQANFRAYDSIEDSLKDQVLLFLGNRARYGRVIEAATPREQAEALQASGYATDPAYAAKLTSIIRSYNLERYDKEAEKIMEALEELRKQVAELQALVLETEPPAWAQATVTKLVERKLLSDPRGDRSFFRTLVVLDRAGAFDRKE; from the coding sequence ATGCAGCCGAGCGAATTTCTTACCATCGTCGCTCCGGTCGTCGTAAGCGTTCGCGTCGACGGCGGCGTGTTATTTCCGAGCGTCAGCCTGGCGCAGACGATTCTCGAGACCGGTTGGACGATTCCTTCTTGGAACAATCTCGTCGGGTATAAGGTCGGGAGCGGGCGCATGACGGAATACTGGCACGGCCGAAGCGTAAATAAGGCCACGCGGGAAGTGACGGACGATCTCGGAGAAATCGACGTACAGGCCAACTTTCGGGCTTACGATTCCATCGAGGACAGCCTTAAGGACCAGGTGCTGTTGTTCTTGGGCAACCGCGCGCGATACGGACGCGTGATCGAAGCCGCAACGCCTCGCGAGCAAGCGGAAGCGCTGCAGGCGAGCGGTTACGCGACCGACCCGGCGTACGCCGCGAAGCTGACGTCCATCATTCGAAGCTATAACTTGGAACGTTATGATAAGGAGGCTGAGAAAATCATGGAAGCTCTGGAGGAATTGCGAAAGCAGGTGGCAGAATTGCAAGCGCTGGTCCTAGAGACCGAGCCGCCCGCTTGGGCGCAAGCGACGGTAACCAAGCTCGTCGAGCGAAAACTGCTTTCCGATCCGAGAGGCGACCGAAGCTTCTTTCGCACATTGGTCGTGTTAGACCGAGCGGGCGCTTTCGATCGCAAGGAATAG